The Aquila chrysaetos chrysaetos chromosome 6, bAquChr1.4, whole genome shotgun sequence genome window below encodes:
- the LOC115342531 gene encoding arylacetamide deacetylase-like 4: MAVVYTLLVLFLAVFVAGFILLVMGAINFDFSNSEIPPGVNQPVKLRIIHIILISRAVVGKILENIGICSQVSFVRYMQGRKTLGVDPKLFIKDLWFEKVPVRIYQPKVPSASQRRGVMFFHGGGWVFGSLETHEKLCRSIARESESVVVSVGYRLAPEHKYPAAYEDCLNATIHFMKNVEHYGVDPARIIICGDSAGGNLAAAVSQTLAGRSDLPKLCAQILIYPGLQALDFNLPSYQQNQGVPLLFRERAAFYMLQYLNGNASNLEEVLEGSHIPIDIKLNYRKWVSPDNIPEKFKVRGYKPHVLLDCTTEVYETVKRFCEPNLCPLLAEDALIQQLPETFMLTCEYDVLRDDGLLYKKRLEDNGVRVTWYHLEDGFHGIINSFNNDWLSFSSGKRGLDNIMNFLKSL; this comes from the exons ATGGCAGTTGTATACACACTGCTGGTGTTATTCTTAGCAGTTTTTGTTGCTGGATTTATATTGTTGGTCATGGGGgcaattaattttgatttctcCAACTCAGAAATTCCTCCTGGAGTGAATCAGCCTGTAAAGCTCCGAATCAttcatataattttaataagCAGAGCTGTGGTG GgaaagattttggaaaatattggCATCTGCAGTCAGGTTAGCTTTGTCCGGTACATGCAAGGTAGAAAGACTCTAGGAGTGGACCCGAAGCTCTTCATCAAGGACCTGTGGTTTGAGAAAGTGCCTGTAAGGATTTATCAGCCTAAGGTTCCATCTGCCAGCCAAAGGAGAGGAGTTATGTTTTTCCATGGAGGAGGATGGGTTTTTGGAAGTCTTG AGACCCATGAAAAGCTATGCCGCTCTATTGCCAGAGAAAGTGAATCAGTGGTTGTATCTGTTGG GTATCGTTTAGCTCCTGAACACAAATACCCTGCTGCGTATGAAGACTGTCTTAATGCCACCATACACTTTATGAAGAATGTCGAGCACTATGGTGTGGATCCTGCCCGTATAATTATCTGTGGGGACAGTGCTGGGGGCAATCTAGCAGCTGCTGTTAGCCAGACCCTTGCAGGTAGATCAGACCTCCCCAAACTATGTGCTCAGATCTTGATCTACCCAGGCCTTCAGGCGCTGGACTTCAATTTACCATCCTATCAGCAGAATCAGGGAGTCCCTCTCTTATTCCGAGAACGTGCTGCTTTCTACATGTTACAGTACCTAAATGGGAATGCATCAAATCTGGAAGAGGTCTTGGAGGGCTCCCATATTCCTAtagatattaaattaaattataggAAGTGGGTGAGCCCAGATAACATCCCCGAAAAATTTAAGGTCAGAGGCTACAAACCACATGTGCTACTTGACTGTACAACCGAAGTTTATGAGACAGTGAAAAGATTCTGTGAGCCCAACCTGTGTCCGCTGTTAGCTGAAGATGCTCTTATTCAGCAGCTGCCTGAGACTTTCATGTTGACTTGCGAGTATGATGTGCTGAGGGATGACGGCTTGCTTTACAAGAAGAGATTGGAGGACAACGGTGTTCGAGTAACCTGGTACCACCTCGAGGATGGATTCCATGGAATCATAAATTCATTTAACAATGACTGGTTGTcattttcatctggaaaaaggGGTCTTGACAATATTATGAACTTTCTAAAAAGCTTatag
- the LOC115342541 gene encoding arylacetamide deacetylase-like 4, protein MASVYTTLAIIGMVFILPVIIPALFLGALFYDFLNSELPPGIDQPLKLRFFHSLLITTMISGKILEKLGICSDLSLLRVVLDGIPPRRDSKLLIKDLKVDEVPLRIYQPKQPPTGKRRGILYFHGGAGTFGSIRAFERICRYIAKKCSSVVVSVGYRLSPEHPYPGQYFDCLNATLYFMRNLEEYHVDPALIIISGDSCGANFATVICQILLNKRDLPKVRAQVLLYPGLQGLDFHLPSYQQNASVPLLFRKLVIYFCFRYLNKEPSVLEDVLQNCHVPESMKRKYKKWISADIIPDKFKIRGYVPQKSTSYKPEVHEAVKELLAITFSPLLAEDSIICQLPESYIVTCEFDVLRDDGLLYKKRLEDNGVQVTWYHSESGFHGILAFFGYGIFSFSSGKKIMDSTVNYINSL, encoded by the exons ATAATACCAGCACTGTTTTTGGGGGcgttattttatgattttttaaattcagaattgCCACCTGGAATTGACCAACCTCTAAAGCTTCgttttttccattcattgtTGATTACAACCATGATCTCG GGAAAGATATTGGAGAAGCTAGGGATCTGCAGTGATTTAAGCTTATTGCGAGTTGTGCTAGATGGAATACCACCACGGAGAGATTCAAAACTTCTTATCAAAGATCTCAAAGTAGATGAGGTACCCTTGAGGATTTATCAGCCTAAACAGCCACCTACTGGCAAAAGAAGAGGAATACTATATTTTCATGGAGGCGCTGGCACATTTGGGAGCATTA GAGCCTTTGAAAGAATATGCCGCTATATTGCCAAAAAATGCAGCTCAGTGGTTGTGTCTGTTGG TTATCGTTTGTCTCCTGAACACCCATATCCAGGGCAATATTTTGATTGTCTCAATGCCACCTTATACTTTATGAGGAATTTAGAAGAGTATCATGTGGATCCTGCTCTCATCATCATTAGCGGTGACAGTTGTGGAGCTAATTTTGCTACGGTTATTTGCCAAATACTGCTGAATAAAAGAGATCTCCCAAAAGTACGTGCCCAGGTCTTACTTTATCCAGGACTACAGGGGCTAGATTTTCATCTGCCTTCCTATCAGCAGAATGCTTCAGTCCCCTTATTGTTTCGGAAGCTAGTTATCTACTTCTGTTTTCGTTATCTTAATAAAGAACCATCAGTTTTGGAAGATGTCCTACAAAATTGCCATGTTCCTGAGAGTATGAAACGGAAGTATAAAAAATGGATAAGTGCTGACATTATTCCTGACAAATTTAAGATTAGAGGCTACGTACCACAGAAATCTACTTCATATAAACCTGAAGTCCATGAAGCAGTCAAAGAACTTTTAGCAATAACATTTTCCCCACTTTTAGCTGAAGACTCCATTATTTGCCAGCTCCCTGAATCCTACATCGTGACCTGTGAGTTTGATGTGCTTAGGGATGATGGACTGTTATACAAGAAGCGATTAGAGGACAATGGTGTTCAAGTAACCTGGTATCATTCTGAGAGTGGTTTCCATGGAATTTTAGCCTTTTTTGGCTatgggattttttccttttcatctggaaaaaagatAATGGATAGTACTGTGAATTATATAAACAgtttataa
- the LOC115343055 gene encoding LOW QUALITY PROTEIN: arylacetamide deacetylase-like 4 (The sequence of the model RefSeq protein was modified relative to this genomic sequence to represent the inferred CDS: inserted 1 base in 1 codon; substituted 1 base at 1 genomic stop codon) produces MKPQDLVTLRWKLLCFSPKTFCLTERESDAWAYLLRRTLSGEDQTGAAGKGEGRGEELWSRLNPANTKPGRPLRPRSGRGKAGAGSPSRQPAWRGVWQPPPRRPAAAGCPRGGRPPLSRTLLPLVEQGKILEKTEACSQIAFTRYVRSGRKPGPDPQLSMRDARFGRVPGRVYRPRAPSAGLRAGAIFCHGGGWLYCSFGSHEKICRXVARESKSMVVSVGYHLAPEHKYPAAYEDCLNATIHFMKHMELYGVDPANVIVCRDSAGGNIAAAVSQTLAGRSDLPKLCAQILIYPGLQALDFNLPSYQQNQGVPLLFRERAAFYMLQYLNGNASNLEEVLEGSHIPIDIKLNYRKWVSPDNIPEKFKVRGYKPHVLLDCTTEVYETVKRFCEPNLCPLLAEDALIQQLPETFMLTCEYDVLRDDGLLYKKRLEDNGVRVTWYHLEDGXIISLYDYCGFSFPAGERGLDSIVKFIKGL; encoded by the exons ATGAAACCACAGGACTTGGTGACGCTGAGATGGAAACTCCTTTGTTTCTCCCCTAAGACATTTTGCCTGACAGAGCGTGAGTCGGACGCGTGGGCCTACCTGCTCAGGCGCACG CTTTCTGGTGAGGACCAAACCGGAGCGGCCGGTAAAGGCGAGGGCAGAGGCGAGGAGCTCTGGAGCAGGCTGAACCCCGCCAACACGAAGCCTGGGCGCCCCCTCAGGCCTCGCAGCGGCCGGGGGAAGGCAGGCGCAGGGTCTCCCTCACGGCAACCTGCTTGGCGTGGTGTCTGGCAGCCTCCCCCGAGGCGGCCCGCGGCTGCTGGCTGCCCCCGGGGAGGCCGCCCTCCGCTCAGCCGGACTCTCCTCCCTCTCGTCGAACAGGGGAAGATTTTGGAAAAGACGGAGGCGTGCAGCCAGATCGCCTTCACCCGCTACGTGCGCTCCGGGAGGAAGCCGGGGCCGGACCCGCAGCTCTCGATGAGGGACGCGCGGTTCGGCCGGGTGCCGGGGAGGGTCTACCGGCCCCGCGCGCCATCTGCCGGCCTGCGGGCGGGCGCCATCTTCTGCCACGGCGGCGGCTGGCTGTACTGCAGCTTCGGGA GCCATGAAAAGATCTGCCGTTAGGTTGCCAGAGAAAGCAAGTCGATGGTTGTCTCTGTTGG GTATCATTTAGCTCCTGAACACAAATACCCTGCTGCGTATGAAGACTGTCTTAATGCCACCATACACTTTATGAAGCATATGGAGCTCTATGGCGTGGATCCCGCCAATGTAATTGTCTGCAGGGACAGTGCTGGGGGCAATATAGCAGCTGCTGTTAGCCAGACCCTTGCAGGTAGATCAGACCTCCCCAAACTATGTGCTCAGATCTTGATCTACCCAGGCCTTCAGGCGCTGGACTTCAATTTACCATCCTATCAGCAGAATCAGGGAGTCCCTCTCTTATTCCGAGAACGTGCTGCTTTCTACATGTTACAGTACCTAAATGGGAATGCATCAAATCTGGAAGAGGTCTTGGAGGGCTCCCATATTCCTAtagatattaaattaaattataggAAGTGGGTGAGCCCAGATAACATCCCCGAAAAATTTAAGGTCAGAGGCTACAAACCACATGTGCTACTTGACTGTACAACCGAAGTTTATGAGACAGTGAAAAGATTCTGTGAGCCCAACCTGTGTCCGCTGTTAGCTGAAGATGCTCTTATTCAGCAGCTGCCTGAGACTTTCATGTTGACTTGCGAGTATGATGTGCTGAGGGATGACGGCTTGCTTTACAAGAAGAGATTGGAGGACAACGGTGTTCGAGTGACCTGGTACCACCTTGAGGATG TTATCATAAGCCTATATGATTATTGCGGTTTCTCATTTccagctggggaaaggggaTTGGACAGCATTGTTAAATTCATAAAAGGTCTGTAA